ACGGTGAGCGAGGACGAAAGCCCGGGCAAGGCGCGCCTGGACAAGATCGCCGGCCTCAAGCCCGCTTTCAAGAAGGACGGCACCATCACGGCTGCGTCCAGCTCCAGCATCAACGACGGCGCTGCCGCCCTGGTGCTGATGCGCGAATCCACCGCGCGCGAACTGGGTGCCAAGCCGCTGGCGCGCATCGTTGCCCACGCCACGCACGCGCAGGAACCCGAGTGGTTCACCACTGCCCCCGTCGGTGCCACCGAAAAGGCCTTGAAGAAGGCTGGCTGGAAGGTGGAGGACGTCGATCTGTGGGAGATCAACGAGGCCTTCGCCGTCGTGCCCATGGCGCTGATGGCCGACCTGAGCGTGCCGCACGACAAGGTCAACGTCCACGGCGGTGCCTGCGCCCTGGGCCATCCCATCGGCGCCAGCGGTGCGCGCATCCTGGTCACGCTGCTGCACGCACTGCAGCACAGCGGCAAGAAAAAGGGTCTGGCCACACTGTGCATCGGCGGCGGCGAGGCCACGGCCATGGCGATCGAATTGGTCTGAGCGGCGCCCGACCGCCCCTGAACCTGAGCAATGAAGCCAGCACGCAGCCAGGGCATGGCGCGTCTGCTGTGGCGTTTTGCTGCGCTGCTGGCCGGCATTTGCTGCCTGACCCTGGTGGGAGGCACCTATCTGGTGCAGGCCACGCTGCGTACCGCCCAGGATGAGACCTTCCAGGCGCGCTTTGCCTTGCTGACCCAGCGCGCCGCCGAAGCTGCCGAGAATGCCCAGGCCTTGGGCATTGCCCTGTCCGCCGGCTCGCCGGTCGCTGCCCTGCTGGAGCGTGAGGCGGCGCTGGAGCCGGCGCTGTTGTCCTTCGACATCGTGGGTGCGCAGGGCCAGACGCTGCTGCAGACCCGGGGCCGGGCGGCTGACGGGCCGGCGCCGGCAGCGTCGGCCTGGACGCAGGCGCCCATTCGCAACGATCTGGGTCAAAGCGTGGCCCAGGTGCGATTGCACTACGACGAAGCGGTGCTGGACACTGCACGTATCCAGCTGCAGCGCAGCCTGTGGCAGGCCATGCTGCCAGCCTTGCTGTGGGTGATGGCTGGCATGGCTCTGGGATGCTCCTGGCTGGTGCGCGGCGTGCATCAGCCGGTGACGGCGCGGCGCGCCTCAGGCAACGAACGCACCCGGCTGGTCTGGCTGGCAGTGCTGCTGCTGGCTGGCGCGCTGCTCTGGATGGGCTGGCGTGCCGGTAGCGCCGCCCAGGCCGGCATCGGGCCAGACCAGATGGCCAAGGCGCAGGCCGTGGCGCGCTCCAGCGCCGCCCTGGTGGCGCGGGCGCTGCAGGTCGGTGTGCCTGCCGACGCGTTGGTCGGCATCCCGGAACACGTGGCTGCACTGCGCGAACGCAGCCCGGAGATCAAGGCCCTGGCCGTGGTGGCCGCCGACGGGCAATTGCTGGCCGGCAGTCCCGTGCCGCCTGGACGCTGGACAGTGGCCGCAGCCGTGAGCCTGGCGCCGGATGCGCCGGCGGTGGCGCAGGTGCTGCTCCAGCTCGACCCGCAGGTGCTGGCGCGGCGTCTGCGCGAGACGCTGCTGGACATGGCCTTCCTGGGCGTCATCTGCCTGCTGCTGTCGCTGGAATGGGTGGCGCTGGGCCTGGGCACGCGCGGCGCCCGCGCCCTGGATGTCCTGCAGGCTCGGCGCCAGGGCCGGCAGCGGGGCCGCGCCGCGTGGCGCCCCTCGGGCGCTGCTGCGGTGCGCCCGGCGCTGTTTCTTTTCATGCTCTCCGAGGAGCTGACGCGCCCCTTCATGCCGACCTGGGCGCGCACCCTGGCGCCAGCGCACTGGGGCTGGCCTGCGGAATGGCTGGCCGGTTTGCCGTTGACGGTTTTCCTGCTGGTCGTGGCGCTGCTGCAATGGCCGCTGGCGGCTTGGTCGGAGCGCTTTGGCCGGCGCCGGGGATTGGTGCTGGGAGCGCTGCTGGGCGCCGCCGGCCTGCTCTGGGCAGCACTGGTGCCGCAGTTCCAGGCGTTGCTGGCAGCGCGGGTACTCAGCGCCGTGGGTTTCGCCGTGGTGTTCGTCTCGGCACAGGGCGCGGTCATCGATGCCTCCAGCAGCGCCGACCGGGCGCGCAGCCTGGGCCAGTTCGTGCGCGCCATTTTGGTGGCCGGCCTGTGCGGCCCGCCACTGGGCGGGATGGCGGCGCAGCGCTGGGGCGTGACGGGGGCGCTGGCACTGGCGGCTGCCGTGGCGCTGCTGGCGGCGCTGGTGGCACGAGTCCAGATGCCGCCCGGCAGATCGCAGGCAGGGGCCGCCCCGGCCAGCACCGGGCCGGCGCCGGGGCAGCGCCTGGCGCTGCGCGATCTGCTGCGCCAACCCGGCCTGGCCGCGCTGCTGCTGGGCTGCGCGCTGCCGGCCAAGCTGCTGCTGGCCGGGCTGTGCTTTTACCTGCTGCCCCTGCACCTGCAGGATCTGGGCTACGGCAGCGCCGTCACCGGGCGACTGCAGACGCTGTACCCGCTGATCATGGTGCTGCTGGTGCCGCTGGCGGCGCAGCAGGCCGACCGCTGGCAGCGCCGCTCGGCCTTCGTGCTGGCCGGTGGCCTGCTGGCCAGCGCCAGCGCCCTGCTGGCCTGGCCGGCGGGCAATACGCCGCTGGCCCTGGCGCTGGTGTTGCTGGGCCTGGGCGTGGGGCAGGCACTGTCGATCACGCCGCAGTCGGCCATGGTGGCTGACGCAGCGCGCCAGCTGCCGGCGCG
This portion of the Melaminivora jejuensis genome encodes:
- a CDS encoding MFS transporter; this encodes MKPARSQGMARLLWRFAALLAGICCLTLVGGTYLVQATLRTAQDETFQARFALLTQRAAEAAENAQALGIALSAGSPVAALLEREAALEPALLSFDIVGAQGQTLLQTRGRAADGPAPAASAWTQAPIRNDLGQSVAQVRLHYDEAVLDTARIQLQRSLWQAMLPALLWVMAGMALGCSWLVRGVHQPVTARRASGNERTRLVWLAVLLLAGALLWMGWRAGSAAQAGIGPDQMAKAQAVARSSAALVARALQVGVPADALVGIPEHVAALRERSPEIKALAVVAADGQLLAGSPVPPGRWTVAAAVSLAPDAPAVAQVLLQLDPQVLARRLRETLLDMAFLGVICLLLSLEWVALGLGTRGARALDVLQARRQGRQRGRAAWRPSGAAAVRPALFLFMLSEELTRPFMPTWARTLAPAHWGWPAEWLAGLPLTVFLLVVALLQWPLAAWSERFGRRRGLVLGALLGAAGLLWAALVPQFQALLAARVLSAVGFAVVFVSAQGAVIDASSSADRARSLGQFVRAILVAGLCGPPLGGMAAQRWGVTGALALAAAVALLAALVARVQMPPGRSQAGAAPASTGPAPGQRLALRDLLRQPGLAALLLGCALPAKLLLAGLCFYLLPLHLQDLGYGSAVTGRLQTLYPLIMVLLVPLAAQQADRWQRRSAFVLAGGLLASASALLAWPAGNTPLALALVLLGLGVGQALSITPQSAMVADAARQLPARQGAAVLGLFRMTERGGSALGPLAGAWLLPLWGFGPAVAALGLLALAGSAVYGMSLQRNQSETFCKTV